Below is a genomic region from Streptococcus salivarius.
CTGGCCGTATTGAGGTTGAGCTCATGGAAGGATTAGACGATGAAGATTGATATCTTGACCCTATTTCCAGATATGTTTGCTCCTTTAGAACATTCCATTGTTGGTAAGGCAAAGGATAAGGGGCTTCTAGAAATCAACTATCACAATTTCCGTGAAAATGCGGAGAAGGCTCGTCATGTAGATGACGAACCTTACGGTGGTGGACAAGGCATGTTGCTTCGTGCCCAGCCAATTTTTGATACCTTTGACAAGCTAAATGTCACTAAGCCTCGCGTTATTCTCCTAGATCCTGCGGGGCGTACCTTTGATCAGGCCTATGCAGAAGAATTGGCGCAAGAAGAGGAACTGGTCTTTATCTGTGGCCATTATGAGGGCTATGATGAGCGCATCAAAACTTTGGTGACAGACGAGATTTCCTTGGGAGACTTTGTCTTGACTGGGGGAGAGCTGGCTGCTATGACTATTGTAGATGCCACTGTCCGTTTGATTCCTGAGGTTTTAGGTAAGGAAGCTAGTCATAAGGATGATAGTTTCTCATCAGGGCTTTTGGAATTTCCACAGTACACTCGCCCAGCTGAGTTTCGTGGCATGAAGGTGCCAGATGTGCTCTTGTCAGGTCACCATGTCAATATTCGACGTTGGCGTATGGAGCAGAGTTTGCGTAAGACCTGGGAGCGTCGACCAGATCTTTTGGAAAACTATGATTTTACGGATGAAGAACGTCAGATTTTAGAAGAGATAAAAGCAGAAGGAAAATAAAATGTCAGAAGAAAAGATTTATGATATTACCATTATCGGTGGTGGACCAGTAGGACTTTGGGCTGCCTTTTATGCTGGACTACGTGGCATGACTGTTAATATTATTGAGAGTCTGTCAGAACTTGGTGGACAGCCTGCCATTCTCTACCCTGAGAAGAAAATCTATGATATTCCTGCCTTTCCTCAAACAACAGGTGCGGAATTGACAGAAAACCTCTTGACTCAGCTTAAGCGTTTTGAAGACCGTGTCAGCATTCATTTGAAAGAGGAAGTTCAAACCTTTGAAAAGACCGATGGTATCTTCACAATTACTACTAGTAAGGGCCAACACTTGTCTAAGGCTATCGTCATTGCCTGTGGAAATGGTGCCTTCGCCCCACGTCCTTTAGGTGTGGATAATGAAGAAGATTATGCGGATAATAACTTGTTCTATAATGTGCATAGCCTGGATCAATTTGCTGGCAAGAAGGTTGTGATTGCTGGTGGTGGGGATTCAGCTGTTGACTGGGCCAATCACCTAGATGGGATTGCTGAGAGCGTGACTTTGATTCACCGACGTGATGCTTTTCGTGCCCATGAGCATAGTGTAGAGCTTCTTCATCAATCATCAGTTAATGTGATGACACCTTATGTACCCCTTGAAATCAAGGGTGAAAGTGGTCTTGCCAAAAGTTTGACTGTTCAAAAAGTGAAGTCAGATGAAGTTGTGGAATTGCCGCTTGATGCCCTTATTGTTAGCTTTGGCTTCTCAACCAACAATAAAAACCTTCGTAACTGGAATGTTGACTTTAAACGCTCTAGCATTACTGTCAATGCCCAGTTTGAAACTTCACAAGAAGGTATTTATGCTATTGGTGATGCAGCAGAATATGAAGGCAAGATTGACTTGATTGCTGTGGGAATGGGTGAAGCCCCTATCGCTATCAACCAAGCCATCCAATATATTGATCCAGATGGTAAGAATCGTCCGGTTCACTCAACATCGTTAATTGAAGAATAATGTCAAAAGAAGGAAAGTCGCAAAAGAAGACTTTGTCTTCAATCTAAGGAGAGACTTGTCTCTCTTTTTTCATGTCTAAAAACGTGGTATAATACACCTATGGCTACAACGAAAAAAACGAAAAAAGGGACGGCTTCTAAGAACGGTAAGAAGCGTCTTACAAAAGCAGAATTAGACAGACAGAAGGCGATTAAGCGAATGCTATGGACCTTCTTTTTTGCCTTTGTCTTAATTTTCCCAGTCTTTCGATTGGGTTTCTTTGGGGTTACCCTCTATAATCTCTTTCGAGTATTTGTGGGGAGTATGGCTTACCCCTTAATTTTTGCTATATATGTTTATCTCTTTGGCTTTAAATTGTTACGTAAACACAGTAACTATGTCACAGGATTTTGGATGGTCTTCGCGGGGCTCTTGTTGGAGTTTCATGCCTATCTCTTTAGTCTAGATCGTATGAACGGTCTGGATATTTTCCCTGGTACCAAGGACTTGCTTTTTGGGGAACTTGTGAGTGTGCAAGTCGCTCGTTTTGCGGGTGGTGGTATGTTGGGGGCTCTTCTGTATCAACCGATTTCCTTCCTCTTTTCAAATATCGGTAGCTTCATGATTGGGGTATTGATTATTCTCTTAGGGGCTTTCATTCTTAGCCCTTGGGATGTCTTGGATATCATGGAGTATGCTAAGGAAGCTTGGCAGAAAGGGGCTGAGAAGCGTTTGGAACGGACGGCTCAACGTCAGGAGAAGAAGGCAGAACGTCAGGCTCAGAAAGAACGTGAAGCAAAAGAACGTGCCGAAGCCGAGCGTCTGGCTGATTTGACTGTCGACGAGGAGACGGGAGAAATCTTGGATGATGCCGCTGAGGCCTTGCCACAAGAAGCTGAGATTTTTGCACCCGAACCTGAAATCAGTGATTATGCCTCTGAGGATTACTATGATAATCTGCCTCCAGAGGATTATGAGGATTTCCAAGAAGATTATGCACCTTATCCAGAGGATGTGCCAAGCGATGAGTTTCCCCCATCTATGGTGGTTGAGGGAGATGACGTACCAGTCGAGGTTGATTTCACGCCTAAGGAACTCCTGCAGTATAAATTACCTCATATAGATCTCTTTGCACCTGATAAGCCTAAGAGTCAATCTAAAGAGAAGAACATCGTTCGTAAGAATATTCGAATCT
It encodes:
- the trmD gene encoding tRNA (guanosine(37)-N1)-methyltransferase TrmD, with product MKIDILTLFPDMFAPLEHSIVGKAKDKGLLEINYHNFRENAEKARHVDDEPYGGGQGMLLRAQPIFDTFDKLNVTKPRVILLDPAGRTFDQAYAEELAQEEELVFICGHYEGYDERIKTLVTDEISLGDFVLTGGELAAMTIVDATVRLIPEVLGKEASHKDDSFSSGLLEFPQYTRPAEFRGMKVPDVLLSGHHVNIRRWRMEQSLRKTWERRPDLLENYDFTDEERQILEEIKAEGK
- a CDS encoding NAD(P)/FAD-dependent oxidoreductase, yielding MSEEKIYDITIIGGGPVGLWAAFYAGLRGMTVNIIESLSELGGQPAILYPEKKIYDIPAFPQTTGAELTENLLTQLKRFEDRVSIHLKEEVQTFEKTDGIFTITTSKGQHLSKAIVIACGNGAFAPRPLGVDNEEDYADNNLFYNVHSLDQFAGKKVVIAGGGDSAVDWANHLDGIAESVTLIHRRDAFRAHEHSVELLHQSSVNVMTPYVPLEIKGESGLAKSLTVQKVKSDEVVELPLDALIVSFGFSTNNKNLRNWNVDFKRSSITVNAQFETSQEGIYAIGDAAEYEGKIDLIAVGMGEAPIAINQAIQYIDPDGKNRPVHSTSLIEE